In the genome of Drosophila subpulchrella strain 33 F10 #4 breed RU33 chromosome 2L, RU_Dsub_v1.1 Primary Assembly, whole genome shotgun sequence, one region contains:
- the LOC119548817 gene encoding restin homolog isoform X9 yields the protein MSDETGDSGGATAPLPSPANADTEPGATASKIPGPSRSNIPTPAASATGIPQPSKMKAPSNFGSTGSVSKIGRPCCNHTTPKSGPPPRDTASMSRESDDNLSSINSAYTDHNSAVLTANTEQFIIGQRVWLGGLRPGQIAYIGETHFAPGEWAGVVLDEPNGKNDGCVSGKRYFQCEPKRGIFSRLTRLTTYPMSGAQTPTSPLAKNSPDRSRTVSPTASIRSSMLRSPGIGGKNGMAVGDRVIVSSGFGSRPGILRYLGETQFAPGNWCGVELDEPSGKNDGAVDDIRYFECKPKYGVFVPIAKVSLSPSSKKTRLSRTGSRESLTSIGTMNSIATTATSRMRMNAQDLLREKQQHVEQLMVERDLDREDAQNQALQLQKNINELKARIVELESALGDERKKSEELQFSVDEAQFCGDEMNAQSQVYKEKIHDLETKITQLVSATPSLQSIPPPPPDDSAFKEEIAKLQEKLNTQQKETESRIAEQLEEEQRLRENVKYLQDQNATLQSELLSKDEALEKFSLSESGLENLRRELALLKEENEKQAEEAQAVFSRKLTEKSELLEKITSELQSLKAVSDSLESERVNKTDECEILQTEVRMRDEQIKELSQQLDELTTQLNVQKADSSALDDMLRLQTAGSDEKSTLLEKTEKELNQFKEEALKNQQEKEQLEKQLTELKQLAEQEKLVREKAETEINQIKLEKVNIEQQLALKETELENFQKKQSETQAHLQENKDLINQKDLKLIESGESLKQLQLQLDEKTKVQDKLLADLEELKKNQETVLIKKDQDLQQLQAKSTELEGSLKSTQEQLEQLQQQAAASGEEGSKNLAKLQEEISQLKAHAEKTQSELKSSQSDVEAKTKQLQLANGSLEEEAKKLVNLQEQITKLKAEVEETQSALSSSHTDVESKTKQLEAANAALEKVNKDYAESRAEASHLQDQVKEITDTLHAELLAERSSSSDLHTKLSKFSDELATGQKELTSKADAWSQEMLQKEKELQELRTQLQDSQDNQTKLKAEGERKEKSLEESIKNLQEQLAKSKAENQELSTGTQETIKELQERLEISNAEIQHKEKMATEDTQKIADLKTLVEAIQVANANISATNEELSTVLEVLQAERSETNHIFELFEMEADMNSERLIEKLTGMKEELKDTHLQLDEQQKKYQDLELKLEQTQQSEQTLQQESLTSKEQLKELQQSLVEVQDSLKQKEELVQKLEGQLKETSTKLEGQSTSSQEVQLKLEEAEKNKKNLQEESAKLIEQLQALQKTQSELSESLKKKDELVQSLEEKLKESNTQLETQNSATKETQVKLEEAQQREKALQEEAAKLNGELQQVQQANGEVRDSLVKVEELVKVFEEKLQAATAQLEGQQATNKELQELLVKSQETEGNLQGESLAITEKLRQLEQANGELQESLSNKEKSLTDFENKLQESNSLLEGQKKSHNELQDKLEKAQERERNLQEETSKLAEQLSQLQLKNEELQKSLQQKQSLLEKGNEFDTQLAEYQKVIDEMDDSASVKSKLLEQLQNRVVELEAALHKANEAQKTANQETKELRRQLESLESEKTREILTLKTQMNGAGSRSGKGDELESLDTETSLAKINFLNSIIADMQQKNDALKAKVQTLETMPMDFTKPHAFDVLTKRKPAPRLFCDICDEFDQHETEDCPIQASEDRDYSPPPSEANNNEKERKLPAPRKYCDSCEVFGHDTSECADDETF from the exons ATGAGTGATGAGACGGGCGATTCGGGCGGGGCAACAGCCCCACTTCCATCGCCAGCTAATGCGGATACGGAACCAGGAGCTACTGCCTCCAAAATACCAGGTCCAAGCAGATCCAATATTCCCACGCCCGCTGCTTCAGCTACCGGAATCCCGCAGCCCAGCAAAATGAAGGCGCCATCCAATTTCGGATCTACCGGGTCTGTTTCCAAAATCGGAAGACCCTGCTGCAATCACACAACCCCTAAATCTGGGCCACCACCAAGAG acaCCGCCAGCATGAGTCGTGAAAGCGATGACAATTTAAGTTCGATCAATTCGGCTTATACAG ATCACAACAGCGCAGTGCTGACAGCAAATACAGAGCAGTTCATCATTGGCCAGCGGGTTTGGCTTGGTGGCCTTCGTCCCGGACAGATTGCCTACATTGGCGAAACACACTTTGCACCCGGCGAATGGGCGGGCGTGGTCCTGGATGAACCAAATG GTAAAAACGATGGCTGTGTGTCGGGCAAAAGATACTTCCAGTGCGAGCCGAAACGCGGCATTTTCTCACGCCTCACACGTCTTACCACATATCCCATGTCTGGGGCCCAGACACCGACTTCTCCCTTGGCCAAAAACTCCCCGGACAGATCGCGCACAGTCTCCCCAACTGCGAGTATTCGTAGCTCTATGCTTCGCAGTCCAGGCATTGGTGGCA AAAACGGAATGGCTGTGGGCGATCGTGTGATTGTCTCCTCTGGATTTGGCAGTCGTCCTGGTATTTTACGCTATTTGGGTGAGACACAATTCGCTCCTGGCAATTGGTGCGGCGTGGAATTGGATGAGCCAAGCGGCAAGAACGATGGAGCTGTGGATGATATAAG ATACTTCGAGTGCAAGCCCAAGTACGGGGTGTTTGTACCTATAGCGAAGGTTTCGCTATCGCCGTCTTCGAAGAAAACGCGTCTTTCGAGGACCGGATCACGGGAGTCCCTCACCTCGATCGGCACCATGAACAGCATCGCCACCACGGCCACGTCGCGCATGCGCATGAATGCTCAG GATCTGCTGCGCGAGAAGCAACAACATGTGGAGCAGCTGATGGTGGAGCGCGATTTGGACCGCGAGGATGCCCAGAATCAGGCGCTGCAGCTGCAGAAGAACATCAACGAG CTAAAGGCAAGAATTGTTGAATTGGAGTCGGCATTGGGAGATGAACGAAAGAAATCGGAAGAGTTGCAGTTCTCTGTAGACGAAGCACAGTTTTGTGGCGATGAAATGAAT GCTCAGTCCCAGGTCTACAAAGAAAAAATCCACGATCTGGAGACGAAAATCACACAGCTGGTGTCCg CCACTCCCAGTCTGCAGAGTATACCACCACCGCCGCCAGATGATAGTGCCTTTAAGGAGGAAATTGCTAAACTGCAGGAAAAGTTAAATACTCAGCAGAAGGAAACGGAATCCCGGATCGCCGAGCAgctggaggaggagcagcgGCTGAGGGAAAATGTAAAGTACCTGCAAGATCAAAATGCCACTCTTCAGTCAGAGCTGCTTTCCAAGGATGAGGCCCTTGAAAAATTCTCCCTCTCAGAAAGTGGACTAGAAAATCTCCGAAGGGAACTTGCGCTGCTCAAGGAAGAAAACGAAAAACAAGCTGAGGAGGCACAAGCTGTTTTCTCTCGAAAACTGACCGAAAAATCGGAACTGCTGGAAAAAATCACCTCCGAATTGCAGAGCCTGAAGGCAGTCTCCGATTCTCTGGAAAGCGAAAGGGTTAACAAAACTGATGAATGCGAGATTCTTCAAACCGAAGTCCGCATGCGGGATGAGCAAATCAAGGAGCTAAGTCAACAACTCGATGAGCTAACCACCCAATTAAATGTACAAAAAGCAGATAGTTCGGCTCTGGATGATATGCTACGGTTGCAAACGGCTGGAAGTGATGAGAAATCGACCCTTTTAGAGAAAACCGAGAAGGAGCTAAATCAATTTAAAGAAGAGGCTTTGAAAAATCAACAGGAAAAAGAGCAACTTGAAAAGCAATTAACTGAATTAAAGCAATTGGCGGAACAAGAAAAACTAGTCAGAGAAAAGGCTGAAACTGAAAtcaatcaaataaaattagaaaaaGTAAACATAGAGCAGCAATTGGCCTTAAAAGAAACTGAACTTGAGAACTTCCAAAAGAAACAGTCTGAAACACAGGCTCATCTTCAGGAAAACAAGGATCTGATTAACCAAAAAGATCTAAAATTAATTGAATCTGGTGAATCCCTTAAACAACTGCAACTTCAACTGGATGAGAAAACTAAAGTTCAAGATAAACTCTTAGCTGACCTGGAAGAGCTGAAGAAAAATCAGGAAactgttttaattaaaaaggatCAGGATCTACAGCAGCTTCAGGCGAAGTCAACTGAGCTCGAAGGATCTCTAAAGTCCACTCAAGAACAATTAGAGCAACTTCAGCAACAGGCAGCCGCATCTGGAGAAGAGGGTTCCAAGAATTTGGCCAAATTGCAGGAAGAGATTAGTCAGCTTAAGGCCCACGCTGAGAAAACTCAATCCGAGCTAAAATCTAGCCAATCGGATGTGGAAGCCAAGACAAAACAATTGCAGTTAGCCAATGGAAGTCTAGAAGAGGAGGCCAAGAAGTTGGTCAATCTGCAGGAACAGATTACCAAACTTAAAGCCGAAGTGGAGGAGACCCAGTCAGCTCTCAGTTCAAGTCATACGGATGTGGAATCCAAAACTAAGCAATTGGAGGCAGCCAATGCTGCTCTTGAAAAAGTCAACAAG GACTACGCGGAATCGCGAGCGGAAGCTTCCCATCTGCAAGATCAGGTCAAGGAGATCACTGATACACTTCATGCTGAGCTACTGGCTGAACGATCCTCCTCCAGCGACCTACATACCAAACTCTCCAAGTTTTCGGATGAATTAGCCACCGGTCAAAAGGAACTGACCAGCAAAGCCGATGCCTGGAGCCAGGAGATGCTGCAGAAGGAAAAGGAACTGCAGGAGTTGCGAACGCAACTTCAAGACAGCCAAGACAACCAGACAAAACTGAAAGCAGAGGGAGAACGGAAGGAGAAATCTCTAGAAGAATCTATCAAGAATCTTCAGGAACAACTAGCCAAGTCTAAGGCGGAAAATCAAGAACTGAGCACTGGCACGCAGGAGACCATCAAGGAGCTTCAGGAGCGTCTGGAAATCAGCAATGCCGAGATTCAACACAAAGAGAAAATGGCCACTGAAGATACGCAGAAGATAGCTGATCTTAAAACGCTTGTGGAAGCCATCCAGGTGGCTAATGCCAACATATCGGCCACCAACGAAGAGCTCTCTACCGTACTGGAAGTGCTTCAAGCGGAAAGGAGTGAAACAAATCACATATTCGAGCTTTTTGAAATGGAGGCAGATATGAACTCAGAGCGACTAATCGAAAAACTAACTGGTATGAAGGAGGAGCTGAAGGATACCCATCTTCAACTGGATGAGCAGCAGAAAAAGTACCAGGACCTGGAGTTGAAACTAGAGCAAACGCAGCAAAGTGAGCAGACTTTGCAACAGGAATCCTTGACTTCCAAGGAGCAACTAAAGGAACTACAACAGTCCCTCGTAGAAGTTCAAGACTCTCTTAAGCAAAAAGAGGAACTTGTCCAGAAATTGGAAGGTCAGCTTAAGGAAACCAGTACCAAATTAGAAGGTCAATCAACTTCCTCTCAGGAAGTCCAACTAAAACTTGAAGAAGCTGAGAAGAATAAAAAGAACTTACAAGAGGAGAGTGCCAAATTAATCGAACAACTGCAGGCGCTACAAAAAACCCAGTCGGAACTCTCCGAGTCCCTCAAGAAAAAGGATGAACTTGTACAGAGTTTGGAGGAGAAACTGAAAGAAAGCAATACTCAATTAGAAACCCAAAATTCTGCGACAAAAGAAACCCAAGTTAAACTGGAGGAGGCGCAACAGAGGGAGAAAGCCTTGCAGGAAGAGGCTGCCAAATTAAACGGTGAGCTGCAACAAGTCCAACAGGCCAATGGAGAAGTAAGGGATTCCCTGGTAAAAGTAGAAGAGTTGGTGAAAGTTTTCGAGGAAAAACTCCAAGCCGCCACCGCCCAGTTGGAAGGCCAACAGGCCACAAACAAAGAGCTCCAGGAGTTGCTGGTAAAATCTCAGGAGACGGAGGGTAACCTACAGGGAGAATCTCTGGCAATCACCGAGAAACTACGTCAACTAGAACAGGCCAATGGGGAACTTCAGGAGTCACTGTCCAACAAAGAGAAAAGCCTTAcagattttgaaaataaactCCAAGAAAGTAATTCTCTACTGGAAGGTCAAAAGAAAAGCCACAACGAACTCCAGGATAAGTTGGAAAAGGCTCAGGAAAGGGAAAGAAATCTACAAGAAGAAACCTCGAAATTAGCTGAGCAGCTGAGTCAACTACAGCTTAAGAATGAGGAGCTTCAAAAATCCCTCCAGCAAAAGCAATCGCTTTTGGAAAAAGGCAACGAATTTGACACACAGCTGGCGGAGTATCAGAAAGTCATCGATGAAATGGATGATTCGGCCTCCGTTAAGTCCAAGCTGCTGGAACAGCTGCAAAATAGAGTCGTGGAACTGGAGGCCGCACTCCATAAAGCCAACGAAGCCCAAAAGACTGCTAATCAGGAGACTAAGGAACTGAGGCGCCAGCTGGAATCGCTGGAATCGGAGAAGACCAGGGAGATTTTGACCCTTAAAACTCAGATGAATGGAGCGGGCAGCAGGTCTGGAAAGGGTGATGAACTGGAG TCACTAGACACCGAGACTAGTCTTGCCAAGATAAATTTCCTCAACTCAATCATTGCCGACATGCAACAGAAGAATGATGCTCTCAAGGCCAAAGTCCAGACACTCGAAACCATGCCTATGGACTTTACCAA ACCGCATGCCTTTGATGTGCTGACGAAGCGAAAACCGGCTCCCAGACTTTTCTGCGACATCTGCGACGAGTTTGATCAGCACGAGACGGAGGACTGTCCAATCCAGGCTAGTGAAGATCGGGATTACTCCCCACCACCATCGGAGGCCAATAACAATGAGAAGGAACGCAAGCTGCCTGCACCCAGGAAATACTGCGATTCCTGCGAgg TTTTTGGCCATGATACCAGCGAATGCGCCGATGATGAAACCTTTTAG
- the LOC119548817 gene encoding restin homolog isoform X4: MSDETGDSGGATAPLPSPANADTEPGATASKIPGPSRSNIPTPAASATGIPQPSKMKAPSNFGSTGSVSKIGRPCCNHTTPKSGPPPRDTASMSRESDDNLSSINSAYTDDYYLEATGRRRSSDHNSAVLTANTEQFIIGQRVWLGGLRPGQIAYIGETHFAPGEWAGVVLDEPNGKNDGCVSGKRYFQCEPKRGIFSRLTRLTTYPMSGAQTPTSPLAKNSPDRSRTVSPTASIRSSMLRSPGIGGKNGMAVGDRVIVSSGFGSRPGILRYLGETQFAPGNWCGVELDEPSGKNDGAVDDIRYFECKPKYGVFVPIAKVSLSPSSKKTRLSRTGSRESLTSIGTMNSIATTATSRMRMNAQQRKSITPVKPILATPKSQYSMQDLLREKQQHVEQLMVERDLDREDAQNQALQLQKNINELKARIVELESALGDERKKSEELQFSVDEAQFCGDEMNAQSQVYKEKIHDLETKITQLVSATPSLQSIPPPPPDDSAFKEEIAKLQEKLNTQQKETESRIAEQLEEEQRLRENVKYLQDQNATLQSELLSKDEALEKFSLSESGLENLRRELALLKEENEKQAEEAQAVFSRKLTEKSELLEKITSELQSLKAVSDSLESERVNKTDECEILQTEVRMRDEQIKELSQQLDELTTQLNVQKADSSALDDMLRLQTAGSDEKSTLLEKTEKELNQFKEEALKNQQEKEQLEKQLTELKQLAEQEKLVREKAETEINQIKLEKVNIEQQLALKETELENFQKKQSETQAHLQENKDLINQKDLKLIESGESLKQLQLQLDEKTKVQDKLLADLEELKKNQETVLIKKDQDLQQLQAKSTELEGSLKSTQEQLEQLQQQAAASGEEGSKNLAKLQEEISQLKAHAEKTQSELKSSQSDVEAKTKQLQLANGSLEEEAKKLVNLQEQITKLKAEVEETQSALSSSHTDVESKTKQLEAANAALEKVNKDYAESRAEASHLQDQVKEITDTLHAELLAERSSSSDLHTKLSKFSDELATGQKELTSKADAWSQEMLQKEKELQELRTQLQDSQDNQTKLKAEGERKEKSLEESIKNLQEQLAKSKAENQELSTGTQETIKELQERLEISNAEIQHKEKMATEDTQKIADLKTLVEAIQVANANISATNEELSTVLEVLQAERSETNHIFELFEMEADMNSERLIEKLTGMKEELKDTHLQLDEQQKKYQDLELKLEQTQQSEQTLQQESLTSKEQLKELQQSLVEVQDSLKQKEELVQKLEGQLKETSTKLEGQSTSSQEVQLKLEEAEKNKKNLQEESAKLIEQLQALQKTQSELSESLKKKDELVQSLEEKLKESNTQLETQNSATKETQVKLEEAQQREKALQEEAAKLNGELQQVQQANGEVRDSLVKVEELVKVFEEKLQAATAQLEGQQATNKELQELLVKSQETEGNLQGESLAITEKLRQLEQANGELQESLSNKEKSLTDFENKLQESNSLLEGQKKSHNELQDKLEKAQERERNLQEETSKLAEQLSQLQLKNEELQKSLQQKQSLLEKGNEFDTQLAEYQKVIDEMDDSASVKSKLLEQLQNRVVELEAALHKANEAQKTANQETKELRRQLESLESEKTREILTLKTQMNGAGSRSGKGDELESLDTETSLAKINFLNSIIADMQQKNDALKAKVQTLETMPMDFTKPHAFDVLTKRKPAPRLFCDICDEFDQHETEDCPIQASEDRDYSPPPSEANNNEKERKLPAPRKYCDSCEVFGHDTSECADDETF; encoded by the exons ATGAGTGATGAGACGGGCGATTCGGGCGGGGCAACAGCCCCACTTCCATCGCCAGCTAATGCGGATACGGAACCAGGAGCTACTGCCTCCAAAATACCAGGTCCAAGCAGATCCAATATTCCCACGCCCGCTGCTTCAGCTACCGGAATCCCGCAGCCCAGCAAAATGAAGGCGCCATCCAATTTCGGATCTACCGGGTCTGTTTCCAAAATCGGAAGACCCTGCTGCAATCACACAACCCCTAAATCTGGGCCACCACCAAGAG acaCCGCCAGCATGAGTCGTGAAAGCGATGACAATTTAAGTTCGATCAATTCGGCTTATACAG ATGATTATTATCTAGAGGCCACTGGGCGACGTCGCAGCTCAG ATCACAACAGCGCAGTGCTGACAGCAAATACAGAGCAGTTCATCATTGGCCAGCGGGTTTGGCTTGGTGGCCTTCGTCCCGGACAGATTGCCTACATTGGCGAAACACACTTTGCACCCGGCGAATGGGCGGGCGTGGTCCTGGATGAACCAAATG GTAAAAACGATGGCTGTGTGTCGGGCAAAAGATACTTCCAGTGCGAGCCGAAACGCGGCATTTTCTCACGCCTCACACGTCTTACCACATATCCCATGTCTGGGGCCCAGACACCGACTTCTCCCTTGGCCAAAAACTCCCCGGACAGATCGCGCACAGTCTCCCCAACTGCGAGTATTCGTAGCTCTATGCTTCGCAGTCCAGGCATTGGTGGCA AAAACGGAATGGCTGTGGGCGATCGTGTGATTGTCTCCTCTGGATTTGGCAGTCGTCCTGGTATTTTACGCTATTTGGGTGAGACACAATTCGCTCCTGGCAATTGGTGCGGCGTGGAATTGGATGAGCCAAGCGGCAAGAACGATGGAGCTGTGGATGATATAAG ATACTTCGAGTGCAAGCCCAAGTACGGGGTGTTTGTACCTATAGCGAAGGTTTCGCTATCGCCGTCTTCGAAGAAAACGCGTCTTTCGAGGACCGGATCACGGGAGTCCCTCACCTCGATCGGCACCATGAACAGCATCGCCACCACGGCCACGTCGCGCATGCGCATGAATGCTCAG CAGCGCAAGTCGATCACGCCCGTTAAGCCAATTTTAGCGACGCCGAAAAGCCAATATTCCATGCAG GATCTGCTGCGCGAGAAGCAACAACATGTGGAGCAGCTGATGGTGGAGCGCGATTTGGACCGCGAGGATGCCCAGAATCAGGCGCTGCAGCTGCAGAAGAACATCAACGAG CTAAAGGCAAGAATTGTTGAATTGGAGTCGGCATTGGGAGATGAACGAAAGAAATCGGAAGAGTTGCAGTTCTCTGTAGACGAAGCACAGTTTTGTGGCGATGAAATGAAT GCTCAGTCCCAGGTCTACAAAGAAAAAATCCACGATCTGGAGACGAAAATCACACAGCTGGTGTCCg CCACTCCCAGTCTGCAGAGTATACCACCACCGCCGCCAGATGATAGTGCCTTTAAGGAGGAAATTGCTAAACTGCAGGAAAAGTTAAATACTCAGCAGAAGGAAACGGAATCCCGGATCGCCGAGCAgctggaggaggagcagcgGCTGAGGGAAAATGTAAAGTACCTGCAAGATCAAAATGCCACTCTTCAGTCAGAGCTGCTTTCCAAGGATGAGGCCCTTGAAAAATTCTCCCTCTCAGAAAGTGGACTAGAAAATCTCCGAAGGGAACTTGCGCTGCTCAAGGAAGAAAACGAAAAACAAGCTGAGGAGGCACAAGCTGTTTTCTCTCGAAAACTGACCGAAAAATCGGAACTGCTGGAAAAAATCACCTCCGAATTGCAGAGCCTGAAGGCAGTCTCCGATTCTCTGGAAAGCGAAAGGGTTAACAAAACTGATGAATGCGAGATTCTTCAAACCGAAGTCCGCATGCGGGATGAGCAAATCAAGGAGCTAAGTCAACAACTCGATGAGCTAACCACCCAATTAAATGTACAAAAAGCAGATAGTTCGGCTCTGGATGATATGCTACGGTTGCAAACGGCTGGAAGTGATGAGAAATCGACCCTTTTAGAGAAAACCGAGAAGGAGCTAAATCAATTTAAAGAAGAGGCTTTGAAAAATCAACAGGAAAAAGAGCAACTTGAAAAGCAATTAACTGAATTAAAGCAATTGGCGGAACAAGAAAAACTAGTCAGAGAAAAGGCTGAAACTGAAAtcaatcaaataaaattagaaaaaGTAAACATAGAGCAGCAATTGGCCTTAAAAGAAACTGAACTTGAGAACTTCCAAAAGAAACAGTCTGAAACACAGGCTCATCTTCAGGAAAACAAGGATCTGATTAACCAAAAAGATCTAAAATTAATTGAATCTGGTGAATCCCTTAAACAACTGCAACTTCAACTGGATGAGAAAACTAAAGTTCAAGATAAACTCTTAGCTGACCTGGAAGAGCTGAAGAAAAATCAGGAAactgttttaattaaaaaggatCAGGATCTACAGCAGCTTCAGGCGAAGTCAACTGAGCTCGAAGGATCTCTAAAGTCCACTCAAGAACAATTAGAGCAACTTCAGCAACAGGCAGCCGCATCTGGAGAAGAGGGTTCCAAGAATTTGGCCAAATTGCAGGAAGAGATTAGTCAGCTTAAGGCCCACGCTGAGAAAACTCAATCCGAGCTAAAATCTAGCCAATCGGATGTGGAAGCCAAGACAAAACAATTGCAGTTAGCCAATGGAAGTCTAGAAGAGGAGGCCAAGAAGTTGGTCAATCTGCAGGAACAGATTACCAAACTTAAAGCCGAAGTGGAGGAGACCCAGTCAGCTCTCAGTTCAAGTCATACGGATGTGGAATCCAAAACTAAGCAATTGGAGGCAGCCAATGCTGCTCTTGAAAAAGTCAACAAG GACTACGCGGAATCGCGAGCGGAAGCTTCCCATCTGCAAGATCAGGTCAAGGAGATCACTGATACACTTCATGCTGAGCTACTGGCTGAACGATCCTCCTCCAGCGACCTACATACCAAACTCTCCAAGTTTTCGGATGAATTAGCCACCGGTCAAAAGGAACTGACCAGCAAAGCCGATGCCTGGAGCCAGGAGATGCTGCAGAAGGAAAAGGAACTGCAGGAGTTGCGAACGCAACTTCAAGACAGCCAAGACAACCAGACAAAACTGAAAGCAGAGGGAGAACGGAAGGAGAAATCTCTAGAAGAATCTATCAAGAATCTTCAGGAACAACTAGCCAAGTCTAAGGCGGAAAATCAAGAACTGAGCACTGGCACGCAGGAGACCATCAAGGAGCTTCAGGAGCGTCTGGAAATCAGCAATGCCGAGATTCAACACAAAGAGAAAATGGCCACTGAAGATACGCAGAAGATAGCTGATCTTAAAACGCTTGTGGAAGCCATCCAGGTGGCTAATGCCAACATATCGGCCACCAACGAAGAGCTCTCTACCGTACTGGAAGTGCTTCAAGCGGAAAGGAGTGAAACAAATCACATATTCGAGCTTTTTGAAATGGAGGCAGATATGAACTCAGAGCGACTAATCGAAAAACTAACTGGTATGAAGGAGGAGCTGAAGGATACCCATCTTCAACTGGATGAGCAGCAGAAAAAGTACCAGGACCTGGAGTTGAAACTAGAGCAAACGCAGCAAAGTGAGCAGACTTTGCAACAGGAATCCTTGACTTCCAAGGAGCAACTAAAGGAACTACAACAGTCCCTCGTAGAAGTTCAAGACTCTCTTAAGCAAAAAGAGGAACTTGTCCAGAAATTGGAAGGTCAGCTTAAGGAAACCAGTACCAAATTAGAAGGTCAATCAACTTCCTCTCAGGAAGTCCAACTAAAACTTGAAGAAGCTGAGAAGAATAAAAAGAACTTACAAGAGGAGAGTGCCAAATTAATCGAACAACTGCAGGCGCTACAAAAAACCCAGTCGGAACTCTCCGAGTCCCTCAAGAAAAAGGATGAACTTGTACAGAGTTTGGAGGAGAAACTGAAAGAAAGCAATACTCAATTAGAAACCCAAAATTCTGCGACAAAAGAAACCCAAGTTAAACTGGAGGAGGCGCAACAGAGGGAGAAAGCCTTGCAGGAAGAGGCTGCCAAATTAAACGGTGAGCTGCAACAAGTCCAACAGGCCAATGGAGAAGTAAGGGATTCCCTGGTAAAAGTAGAAGAGTTGGTGAAAGTTTTCGAGGAAAAACTCCAAGCCGCCACCGCCCAGTTGGAAGGCCAACAGGCCACAAACAAAGAGCTCCAGGAGTTGCTGGTAAAATCTCAGGAGACGGAGGGTAACCTACAGGGAGAATCTCTGGCAATCACCGAGAAACTACGTCAACTAGAACAGGCCAATGGGGAACTTCAGGAGTCACTGTCCAACAAAGAGAAAAGCCTTAcagattttgaaaataaactCCAAGAAAGTAATTCTCTACTGGAAGGTCAAAAGAAAAGCCACAACGAACTCCAGGATAAGTTGGAAAAGGCTCAGGAAAGGGAAAGAAATCTACAAGAAGAAACCTCGAAATTAGCTGAGCAGCTGAGTCAACTACAGCTTAAGAATGAGGAGCTTCAAAAATCCCTCCAGCAAAAGCAATCGCTTTTGGAAAAAGGCAACGAATTTGACACACAGCTGGCGGAGTATCAGAAAGTCATCGATGAAATGGATGATTCGGCCTCCGTTAAGTCCAAGCTGCTGGAACAGCTGCAAAATAGAGTCGTGGAACTGGAGGCCGCACTCCATAAAGCCAACGAAGCCCAAAAGACTGCTAATCAGGAGACTAAGGAACTGAGGCGCCAGCTGGAATCGCTGGAATCGGAGAAGACCAGGGAGATTTTGACCCTTAAAACTCAGATGAATGGAGCGGGCAGCAGGTCTGGAAAGGGTGATGAACTGGAG TCACTAGACACCGAGACTAGTCTTGCCAAGATAAATTTCCTCAACTCAATCATTGCCGACATGCAACAGAAGAATGATGCTCTCAAGGCCAAAGTCCAGACACTCGAAACCATGCCTATGGACTTTACCAA ACCGCATGCCTTTGATGTGCTGACGAAGCGAAAACCGGCTCCCAGACTTTTCTGCGACATCTGCGACGAGTTTGATCAGCACGAGACGGAGGACTGTCCAATCCAGGCTAGTGAAGATCGGGATTACTCCCCACCACCATCGGAGGCCAATAACAATGAGAAGGAACGCAAGCTGCCTGCACCCAGGAAATACTGCGATTCCTGCGAgg TTTTTGGCCATGATACCAGCGAATGCGCCGATGATGAAACCTTTTAG